A stretch of Ranitomeya variabilis isolate aRanVar5 chromosome 3, aRanVar5.hap1, whole genome shotgun sequence DNA encodes these proteins:
- the C3H11orf87 gene encoding uncharacterized protein C11orf87 homolog — translation MSSSTSKQLRLSMPPCLLNRTSASNATSCTMQVEPLFQTFSSTLVLIVLATVIFCLVVLSLSTFHLHKSKMKKRKIEKAQEEYERDHCSPKAERGHIYDRMSRQPSNNIQESGIYNSPNIQRKEPSTPKQEPRITEQPHQDASVLDRGDLLQSVVVS, via the coding sequence ATGAGTTCCAGCACCTCCAAACAGCTGAGGCTATCTATGCCACCCTGTCTGCTAAACAGGACCTCTGCATCCAACGCCACCAGCTGCACCATGCAAGTAGAGCCATTGTTCCAGACCTTCTCCTCTACGCTGGTCTTGATCGTTTTGGCCACCGTGATCTTCTGCCTGGTAGTCCTTTCTCTAAGCACCTTTCACCTCCACAAAAGCAAGATGAAAAAACGCAAAATAGAGAAAGCCCAGGAGGAATATGAGAGAGATCACTGCAGCCCTAAGGCAGAAAGAGGCCATATATATGACAGGATGAGCAGACAACCAAGTAATAACATCCAAGAGAGCGGCATCTACAATTCACCAAACATCCAGAGGAAAGAACCGAGCACCCCAAAGCAGGAGCCCAGGATTACCGAGCAGCCTCACCAGGACGCCTCAGTATTGGACAGAGGGGACCTACTGCAGTCGGTGGTCGTGTCATGA